One window of the Candidatus Dependentiae bacterium genome contains the following:
- the rpsI gene encoding 30S ribosomal protein S9, giving the protein MAQAPASTKKTAKAPALKATTTTKRVKGIVNKPFAQGTGRRKSAVARVLLRKGNGQILINGKAFDEYFTVPASRDACQASFTVVPATSGMLADIKVSGGGFTSQAVAAQLAIARALLVFDETLRPELRKLGFLTVDSRVKERKKYGQKGARAKFQFTKR; this is encoded by the coding sequence ATGGCACAAGCTCCAGCTTCTACAAAGAAAACAGCAAAAGCGCCAGCTCTTAAAGCAACGACTACAACAAAACGAGTTAAAGGGATTGTAAATAAACCTTTTGCTCAAGGCACTGGCCGAAGAAAATCAGCTGTTGCTCGAGTGTTGCTAAGAAAAGGCAATGGTCAAATTTTGATCAACGGTAAAGCATTTGATGAGTATTTCACAGTTCCAGCATCTCGTGATGCTTGCCAAGCTTCTTTCACAGTTGTTCCAGCAACTTCAGGGATGCTAGCAGACATTAAGGTTTCTGGCGGTGGGTTTACTTCACAAGCCGTTGCAGCTCAATTGGCAATTGCAAGAGCTCTTCTTGTTTTTGATGAAACATTAAGACCAGAACTTAGAAAACTTGGCTTTTTAACTGTTGATTCTCGCGTTAAAGAACGTAAAAAATACGGTCAAAAAGGTGCTCGTGCAAAGTTCCAATTTACAAAAAGATAA